A stretch of Mesorhizobium sp. M2A.F.Ca.ET.046.03.2.1 DNA encodes these proteins:
- a CDS encoding ABC transporter permease produces MASEQPGFWARVQRASVERLHIRLESLVVLLALSTAMALLSPYFLSLSNFLNILLATSTIGVLAIAATFVIGSGGLDLSLGSVMGLAGVAGAFVAVNLGWPSVLAVIACILAGAIAGYINGQLVTRAFVPAFIVTLGMLGLARGLALVISQGRAIYGLPPEIVFIGQGRPFGIPMPVIIFVLTAIVAHAVLAYTRFGRHTLALGDSEGAARAAGIRVEHHRRIIYTLSGALAGLAGLLFTARVNAGDPTAGINYELTAITAAIIGGTNLFGGRASILGTMIGALIMGVLQNGLTLLAVQSYYQQMAIGAVLILAVFIDQYQVRKESRV; encoded by the coding sequence ATGGCTTCTGAACAGCCCGGTTTCTGGGCGCGGGTGCAGCGCGCATCCGTCGAAAGGCTCCACATCAGGCTGGAGTCGCTGGTGGTGCTTCTGGCGCTGAGCACGGCGATGGCGCTCTTGTCGCCCTATTTCCTATCGCTCAGCAACTTCCTCAACATCCTGCTCGCGACCTCGACGATCGGCGTGCTGGCGATCGCCGCCACCTTCGTCATCGGCTCGGGCGGGCTCGACCTATCGCTCGGCTCGGTGATGGGGCTCGCCGGTGTCGCGGGGGCCTTCGTCGCCGTCAATCTCGGCTGGCCGTCAGTTCTGGCGGTGATCGCCTGCATCCTGGCCGGCGCGATCGCCGGCTACATCAACGGCCAACTGGTCACCCGCGCCTTCGTGCCGGCCTTCATCGTCACCCTCGGCATGCTGGGTCTCGCGCGCGGGCTGGCGCTGGTCATCTCGCAGGGCAGGGCGATCTACGGCCTGCCGCCCGAGATCGTCTTTATCGGGCAGGGCCGACCCTTCGGCATTCCGATGCCGGTCATCATCTTCGTGCTGACGGCGATCGTCGCGCATGCGGTGCTCGCCTATACACGCTTCGGCCGCCACACGCTGGCGCTGGGCGACAGCGAAGGCGCGGCGCGCGCCGCAGGCATCCGCGTCGAGCATCACCGCCGCATCATCTATACGCTCTCCGGCGCGCTTGCCGGCCTCGCTGGCCTGCTCTTCACCGCGCGCGTCAACGCAGGCGACCCGACGGCCGGCATCAACTACGAGCTTACCGCGATCACGGCGGCGATCATCGGCGGCACCAACCTGTTCGGCGGCCGCGCCTCGATCCTGGGCACCATGATCGGCGCGCTGATCATGGGCGTGTTGCAGAACGGACTGACGCTGCTTGCGGTGCAATCCTACTACCAGCAGATGGCGATCGGCGCGGTGCTGATCCTCGCCGTGTTCATCGACCAATACCAGGTGCGGAAGGAGTCACGCGTATGA
- a CDS encoding ATP-binding cassette domain-containing protein: protein MTLLSLRGIRKSFGAVDVLHGVDLSVAAGEVVGLVGDNGAGKSTLMKTITGIYRADSGSIEFDGKDILALDPGHRRQLGIEMIYQDLSLAKQQDVASNIFLGREPTKRLFGLFPGFVDKGEMDRQASKMIERLGAHLPSINRSVGSFSGGQQQTVAIARALTFDPKLVIMDEPTAALAVREVQSVLDLIRRLRSEGIAVILISHRLNDVLSVTDRIVVLRHGRADADLVTANTNMNEVVSRIVGGGDIAAAAAHEQRG from the coding sequence ATGACCCTGCTTTCGCTTCGCGGCATCCGCAAGAGCTTCGGCGCGGTCGACGTCTTGCATGGCGTTGATCTGTCCGTCGCGGCCGGCGAGGTGGTCGGGCTGGTCGGGGACAACGGCGCCGGCAAGTCGACGCTGATGAAGACCATCACCGGCATCTACCGCGCCGACTCGGGCTCGATCGAATTCGACGGCAAGGACATCCTTGCGCTCGACCCTGGACATCGCCGCCAACTCGGCATCGAGATGATCTACCAGGATCTTTCGCTGGCCAAGCAGCAGGACGTGGCTTCGAACATCTTCCTAGGGCGCGAACCGACGAAGCGGCTGTTCGGCCTGTTCCCCGGCTTCGTCGACAAAGGCGAGATGGACCGCCAGGCGTCGAAGATGATCGAGCGCTTGGGCGCGCATCTGCCGTCGATCAACCGTTCCGTCGGTTCGTTCTCGGGCGGCCAGCAGCAGACGGTGGCGATCGCGCGGGCGCTCACCTTCGACCCAAAACTCGTCATCATGGATGAGCCGACGGCGGCGCTTGCCGTGCGCGAGGTGCAGAGCGTGCTCGACCTCATCCGGCGGCTCAGGTCGGAAGGCATCGCCGTCATCCTGATCTCGCACCGGCTGAACGACGTGCTGTCGGTCACCGACCGCATCGTCGTGCTGCGGCACGGCAGGGCGGACGCCGATCTCGTCACCGCCAACACCAATATGAACGAAGTCGTCAGCCGCATCGTCGGCGGCGGCGACATTGCCGCCGCGGCGGCGCATGAGCAACGAGGCTGA